One window of Flavobacterium dauae genomic DNA carries:
- a CDS encoding MarR family winged helix-turn-helix transcriptional regulator gives MNTLVSLVNEWDEFNQQYPESEIDDFCRYFLMKEEKVLSPEECAKDFGNLLKLTSNLMFIFDVLFKKAMSNTNLPFPSAYFFLTRIKAKGQIRKTELIRDMRAEYSTGMEQITKLLKAKLIKEHSDSKDKRVRLLSITKAGSKLLDDCFPYMDKVGTLMFGNANPVNMKICITFLNNIISFSESIALDEKSKDFDLLFELHKK, from the coding sequence ATGAATACATTAGTTAGCCTTGTAAATGAATGGGATGAGTTTAATCAACAATACCCTGAATCGGAAATTGATGATTTCTGTAGATATTTTTTAATGAAAGAAGAAAAGGTACTTTCACCTGAGGAATGTGCAAAGGACTTTGGGAACTTACTCAAATTGACTTCAAACCTTATGTTTATTTTTGATGTGCTATTTAAAAAGGCTATGAGTAATACTAATCTACCATTTCCGTCTGCTTATTTTTTCTTAACCCGAATAAAAGCTAAAGGTCAAATTCGAAAAACAGAATTAATTCGAGATATGAGGGCAGAATACTCTACCGGAATGGAACAAATAACCAAGTTATTAAAAGCAAAGCTTATCAAAGAACACTCTGATTCAAAGGATAAGAGGGTTCGACTTTTGAGCATTACAAAGGCTGGTTCAAAACTTTTAGACGATTGCTTTCCATATATGGATAAAGTTGGCACATTGATGTTTGGCAATGCAAATCCAGTAAATATGAAAATTTGTATTACTTTTTTGAATAATATAATTAGCTTTAGTGAATCAATAGCCCTTGATGAAAAAAGTAAAGATTTTGACCTGCTGTTTGAATTACACAAAAAATAG
- a CDS encoding cation transporter has product MNKTIFEITKMDCPSEENLIRMKLDGISSIANLDFDIPNRKLTVFHSGETDQIEKSVIELNLGGKKISTEQTDQTEFNENANQKKLLWSVLAINFSFFIIEMTTGIISKSMGLVADSLDMLADSFVYGISLFAVGGTVIKKKRIAKLAGYFQITLAIIGFVEVLRRFFGDEKLPNFSTMIIVSIFALIANGICLYILQKSKSKEEAHMKASMIFTSNDVIINLGVIIAGLLVNWLSSSKPDLIIGTIVFVLVIQGAFRILKLSK; this is encoded by the coding sequence ATGAATAAAACAATATTTGAGATTACCAAAATGGACTGTCCTTCAGAGGAAAATCTAATTCGAATGAAATTGGACGGAATTTCAAGTATTGCGAATTTGGACTTTGACATTCCCAACCGAAAACTGACCGTTTTTCACAGCGGAGAAACTGACCAAATTGAAAAATCAGTTATCGAACTGAATTTAGGAGGAAAGAAAATCTCGACTGAACAAACCGACCAAACTGAATTTAACGAAAATGCAAACCAAAAAAAGCTACTTTGGTCTGTACTTGCCATAAATTTTTCTTTTTTCATAATTGAAATGACAACAGGAATAATCTCAAAATCAATGGGATTGGTTGCCGACAGTTTAGATATGCTTGCGGATAGTTTCGTTTACGGAATTAGCTTGTTTGCGGTTGGCGGAACAGTAATAAAGAAAAAACGGATTGCCAAACTTGCTGGATATTTTCAAATAACACTTGCAATTATCGGATTTGTAGAAGTTTTAAGAAGATTTTTCGGAGACGAGAAACTACCCAACTTTTCGACAATGATTATCGTTTCGATTTTCGCCCTTATTGCAAACGGAATTTGCCTTTATATTTTACAAAAGTCAAAAAGTAAAGAAGAGGCTCATATGAAAGCAAGTATGATTTTCACTTCAAATGATGTGATTATCAATTTGGGAGTTATTATTGCGGGACTTTTGGTAAATTGGTTGAGTTCAAGCAAACCTGATTTGATTATCGGAACAATAGTTTTTGTTTTAGTAATTCAAGGGGCTTTTAGAATTTTAAAATTGAGTAAATAA
- a CDS encoding GDCCVxC domain-containing (seleno)protein, with the protein MEIKLQSTITCPNCGHKKEETMPTDACQYFYECEKCKQVLKPKQGDCCVYCSYGSVACPPIQQDKKCC; encoded by the coding sequence ATGGAAATCAAATTACAATCAACAATAACTTGCCCCAACTGCGGACATAAGAAAGAAGAAACAATGCCGACAGACGCTTGCCAATATTTTTACGAATGTGAAAAATGCAAACAAGTTCTAAAACCAAAACAAGGCGACTGCTGTGTTTATTGTAGCTACGGAAGTGTTGCTTGTCCACCAATTCAGCAGGACAAAAAATGTTGCTGA
- the merTP gene encoding mercuric transport protein MerTP — protein sequence MKTDNKLIGAGLLTAIAASLCCITPVLALIAGTSGLASTFSWLEPFRPYFIGLTILVLGFAWYQKLKPKKQIDCNCETEEKPKFIQSKMFLGIVTAFAIVMLAFPYYSSIFYPKKEKQIIVVDKSNIQKVKFTISGMTCASCEEHVNHEVNKLTGIISSNASYENGNAIIEFDNSKTNISEIEKAINSTGYSVTDKKEN from the coding sequence ATGAAAACAGACAACAAACTAATCGGAGCAGGACTTTTAACAGCAATTGCAGCTTCATTGTGTTGCATTACACCTGTCTTGGCTCTCATTGCAGGAACAAGCGGACTTGCTTCTACTTTTTCTTGGCTCGAACCTTTCAGACCGTATTTTATCGGTTTGACAATTTTGGTTCTTGGTTTTGCTTGGTATCAAAAGTTGAAACCTAAAAAGCAAATTGACTGCAACTGTGAGACAGAAGAAAAACCAAAATTCATTCAGTCAAAAATGTTTTTAGGAATTGTAACAGCATTTGCAATCGTTATGCTTGCCTTTCCATACTATTCAAGCATTTTCTACCCAAAGAAAGAAAAGCAAATCATAGTAGTGGACAAATCCAATATTCAAAAAGTAAAATTTACGATTAGCGGAATGACTTGTGCGAGTTGCGAAGAACACGTAAATCACGAAGTAAATAAATTGACAGGAATAATAAGTTCAAACGCTTCATATGAAAATGGAAATGCAATCATAGAATTTGACAACTCAAAAACAAATATTTCTGAAATCGAAAAAGCAATAAACTCAACAGGATATTCTGTAACCGACAAAAAAGAAAATTAA
- a CDS encoding ArsR/SmtB family transcription factor, which produces MDNNSCIRQQADIKQINRCKDRVSELNGSFDYLSNGLELAGNNVRLKILFLLYEEKRLCVCDISDILGMTISAVSQHLRKLKDRKLIETEREAQTIFYSLTKEYEKMLKPFFKILDENKILETL; this is translated from the coding sequence ATGGACAACAATTCTTGTATAAGACAACAAGCGGACATTAAACAAATAAACCGCTGTAAAGACCGAGTTTCAGAACTCAACGGCTCGTTTGACTATTTATCGAACGGACTTGAATTGGCAGGAAACAACGTAAGACTGAAAATTCTATTTCTGCTCTATGAAGAAAAACGACTTTGTGTTTGTGATATAAGCGACATTCTCGGTATGACAATTTCAGCAGTTTCACAACACTTGAGAAAACTCAAAGACAGAAAACTTATTGAAACCGAACGAGAAGCACAAACCATTTTTTACTCGTTGACAAAAGAGTATGAAAAAATGCTGAAACCGTTTTTCAAAATACTTGACGAAAACAAAATATTAGAAACATTATGA
- a CDS encoding GNAT family N-acetyltransferase, with protein sequence MTSLITIREYEPSDKNDVINLIKLNTPEFFATDEEEDLKKYLETERELYYVLLYDEKIVGCGGINFSGDKTIGKISWDIFHPDYQGKSLGTKLLKHRIDKLNSIDGIQKITVRTSQVAYKFYEKQGFELFEIKKDYWADGFDMYNMEYKQH encoded by the coding sequence ATGACAAGTTTAATTACGATAAGAGAATATGAACCAAGCGACAAAAATGATGTAATTAATTTGATTAAATTGAATACACCAGAATTTTTCGCAACTGACGAAGAAGAAGACTTAAAAAAATATTTAGAGACCGAAAGAGAGCTCTATTATGTATTACTGTATGACGAAAAAATCGTTGGTTGTGGCGGAATTAACTTTTCAGGCGACAAAACAATAGGCAAAATTAGTTGGGACATATTTCATCCTGACTATCAAGGAAAATCTTTGGGAACAAAACTATTGAAGCACAGAATTGACAAACTTAACTCAATTGACGGTATTCAAAAAATTACTGTTAGAACTTCACAGGTTGCTTACAAATTTTATGAAAAGCAAGGTTTTGAACTATTTGAAATTAAAAAAGATTATTGGGCAGATGGATTTGATATGTACAATATGGAATACAAACAGCACTGA
- a CDS encoding DinB family protein, whose product MEKENWIEQINKTTNDFKKTFESLTDDQMNWKPNKQTWSIAQNIDHLIVINKSYFPILNSIRQGNYKIPFIGKFNFITNFLGKSLLKAVQPSTKKKTKTFPIWEPTQNTELTDILNEFEKHQEDLKLQIENSEDLLKKETVVSSPANKNIVYKLETAFDIIVTHEQRHLEQAKEVLKIMPK is encoded by the coding sequence ATGGAAAAAGAAAATTGGATAGAACAAATAAACAAAACTACAAATGACTTCAAGAAAACATTTGAATCATTAACAGATGACCAAATGAATTGGAAACCTAACAAACAAACTTGGAGTATTGCGCAAAATATTGACCATCTAATTGTAATTAATAAAAGTTACTTTCCAATCCTAAATTCAATCCGACAAGGAAATTATAAAATACCGTTCATCGGAAAATTTAATTTCATAACAAATTTTTTGGGCAAATCCTTATTAAAAGCCGTACAGCCAAGTACGAAAAAGAAAACAAAAACATTTCCTATTTGGGAACCGACCCAAAACACAGAACTAACTGACATTTTAAATGAGTTTGAAAAGCACCAAGAAGATTTGAAATTGCAGATTGAGAATTCAGAAGATTTATTAAAGAAAGAAACAGTTGTTTCATCCCCAGCCAATAAAAATATTGTTTATAAATTGGAAACTGCATTTGATATAATCGTAACACACGAACAGAGACATTTAGAACAAGCGAAAGAAGTATTAAAAATAATGCCCAAATAA
- a CDS encoding ankyrin repeat domain-containing protein: MKPTIKKLIEQKDNNGLQELLADKPSLANEGITIPYDFFCHTKAHPLHRLCDAVFAGKMTDEEAITLAETLLKNGANINGDRLGGTPLLAAASLHAEKLGIFYIDNGADIDFTDENDNASALHWAAFCGRDKLVDRLIKSKASLDNPDKTYQCTPLAWAIHCLMSNDKGNRHNQETCIKLLLQAGADINKLSEDHNKYLHSIGETDSELNDLLKRLD, from the coding sequence ATGAAACCGACAATAAAAAAACTTATTGAACAAAAAGACAACAACGGACTGCAAGAATTACTTGCGGACAAACCCAGCCTTGCCAATGAAGGCATTACAATTCCTTATGATTTCTTTTGCCATACGAAGGCTCACCCATTACACAGACTCTGCGATGCTGTTTTTGCAGGTAAAATGACAGACGAAGAAGCTATAACTCTTGCAGAAACGCTTCTAAAAAACGGTGCAAACATTAACGGAGACAGACTTGGTGGGACACCACTTTTAGCGGCAGCAAGCCTTCACGCAGAAAAGTTGGGTATTTTTTATATTGACAATGGCGCAGACATAGATTTCACAGACGAAAATGATAACGCTTCTGCTTTGCATTGGGCTGCTTTTTGTGGACGGGATAAATTGGTGGACAGACTGATAAAGTCAAAAGCCTCATTGGACAATCCGGACAAAACCTATCAATGTACACCACTTGCTTGGGCTATTCATTGTTTAATGTCAAACGACAAGGGGAACAGACACAACCAAGAAACTTGTATTAAACTGCTTCTGCAAGCGGGTGCGGACATCAACAAACTTAGTGAAGACCACAATAAATATTTACATTCAATTGGCGAAACCGACAGCGAACTTAACGACTTATTAAAACGGCTTGACTAA